In one window of Oryzias melastigma strain HK-1 linkage group LG5, ASM292280v2, whole genome shotgun sequence DNA:
- the LOC112145619 gene encoding 1,25-dihydroxyvitamin D(3) 24-hydroxylase, mitochondrial, whose translation MRAQVQRVPQIVELLKKKSFGLQHFKPTSSVCVLEEKDAVAPAACPHAPSRTQGLDTIPGPTNWPLVGSLIELLCKGGLTRQHEALIDYHKKFGKIFRMKLGSFESVHIGAPCLLEALYRKEGSYPQRLEIKPWKAYRDLRDEAYGLLILEGKDWQRVRSAFQQKLMKPTEVIKLDRKVNQVMVDFVDRIGRINKNGRIEDLYFELNKWSFETICLVLYDKRFGLLQEKVNEEAMHFITAVKTMMSTFGMMIVTPVELHKTFNTKTWRDHTAAWDSIFSIAKVYIDKKLKKNAVRAPDDLIGDILHQSSLSKKELYAAITELQVGGVETTANSMLWLIFNLSRNPDAQKKLLQEIREVVPSGQSPSGEHIKSMPYLKACLKESMRLSPSVPFTSRTLDKDTVLGDYAIPKGTVLMINSHALGSSEEYFDDSKQFKPERWLRENSNINPFAHVPFGIGKRMCIGRRLAELQLQLAMCWLVRDYEIVATDDEPLDVIHSGLLVPSRELPVAFIRR comes from the exons ATGAGGGCGCAGGTCCAAAGAGTTCCACAGATTGTGGAGCTGCTGAAGAAGAAGTCTTTTGGGCTGCAGCATTTCAAGCCAACATCCTCAGTGTGCGTATTGGAGGAGAAGGATGCTGTGGCGCCGGCGGCGTGTCCTCACGCTCCCTCCAGGACGCAAGGCTTGGATACGATCCCGGGACCCACAAACTGGCCACTGGTTGGGAGTTTGATTGAACTCCTGTGCAAAGGAGGCTTGACTAGACAGCACGAGGCACTG atcGATTATCACAAAAAGTTTGGCAAGATTTTCCGGATGAAGCTGGGCTCCTTTGAGTCGGTGCACATTGGCGCACCTTGCTTGCTGGAGGCGCTCTACAGGAAGGAGGGCAGTTACCCTCAGAGGTTGGAGATCAAACCCTGGAAAGCATACAGAGACCTGCGAGACGAGGCGTACGGACTGCTCATTCT TGAGGGAAAAGACTGGCAGAGAGTGAGGAGCGCGTTTCAGCAGAAGCTCATGAAGCCGACAGAAGTGATTAAACTTGACAGAAAAGTAAACCAG GTGATGGTGGACTTTGTTGACAGAATTGGAAGAATCAACAAAAATGGGAGAATTGAGGATTTGTACTTCGAACTGAATAAATGGTCATTTGAAA CCATTTGTCTTGTACTCTATGACAAGAGGTTTGGTCTGCTGCAGGAAAAAGTCAATGAAGAAGCCATGCACTTCATCACAGCTGTGAAAACA ATGATGAGCACGTTTGGTATGATGATTGTCACACCTGTGGAGCTCCACAAGACATTTAACACCAAAACCTGGCGGGACCACACTGCGGCGTGGGACAGCATTTTCAGCATAG CCAAAGTCTACATCGACAAGAAGCTGAAGAAGAATGCCGTCAGAGCTCCCGACGATTTAATTGGCGACATCTTACACCAAAGCAGCCTGTCCAAGAAGGAGCTCTACGCAGCCATCACCGAGCTGCAGGTTGGAGGAGTTGAGACG ACCGCCAACAGCATGCTGTGGCTCATTTTCAACCTGTCACGTAACCCTGATGCTcagaagaagctgctgcaggagatCAGAGAGGTGGTGCCCTCAGGCCAGAGTCCAAGTGGGGAGCATATCAAGAGTATGCCCTACCTCAAAGCCTGCCTCAAAGAGTCAATGAG GTTGTCGCCTTCAGTCCCATTCACCAGCAGGACCCTGGACAAAGACACTGTGTTGGGAGATTATGCCATTCCCAAAGGG acgGTGTTAATGATCAATAGCCACGCACTGGGCTCCAGTGAAGAATACTTCGACGACAGCAAGCAGTTTAAGCCGGAGCGCTGGCTGAGGGAGAACAGCAACATCAACCCTTTTGCTCACGTTCCTTTTGGAATCGGGAAGCGGATGTGCATCGGTCGGAGActggcagagctgcagctgcagctggcAATGTGCTGG TTGGTCAGAGACTATGAAATCGTGGCAACAGATGATGAACCACTTGATGTGATACACTCTGGACTTCTGGTTCCCAGCAGAGAACTGCCAGTTGCCTTCATCAGGCgataa